Proteins encoded together in one Argiope bruennichi chromosome 1, qqArgBrue1.1, whole genome shotgun sequence window:
- the LOC129956710 gene encoding nose resistant to fluoxetine protein 6-like produces MNFKEDSHRASAWQANLPSMISVLADKWQEAANISINQSQQVPKKLTTEALCVLCGILLFVIPSVIGSAINAFESFCGASPKKKSSTNGKDQRNDANGETNSTTEKEEDESSTISVWSGSSRKFFDCFCVQTNARKILSTSSNHGYLDCIDGIRAIIFLWIFIAHFFFFYVRSIKNLNKHIKVILEMPITIVGANAVFGIDTFIILSGFLTGYLFFDYYEKHNGKIPWILFYAIRFLRVTPLYLVVLGFYSTLFTYISSSPVWPTYNTNPVCRESWIWNVFYINNFLTHYKQCLNMTWFLACVMQLYVISPLFMIPLKRWPRFGHVLSVVTICISCYATFIITKKHNIFATFPKITNETNAIEEINKRMWQFGDELYMKPYIKLTPYLVGMLLGYNLHNRNLSKKDSWLTLSFGWIMFAFLLWICFFAFDGRDESLWETAVYNGVKTLLFSLAFSWLIFVFTTQQGGSFGKFFSRPIFKPISRLSFSAYLTQIIVFEWNFLSYEVFVSESLFYESIFSDLSWALLLGRMFLWTLVTAFAVSLLFEYPVIRLLHTYLAGKEKTS; encoded by the exons atgaattttaaagaggATTCACACAGAGCGTCAGCATGGCAGGCAAATCTTCCTAGTATGATAAGCGTATTGGCTG ATAAATGGCAAGAGGCAGCTAATATTTCCATTAACCAAAGTCAACAAGTGCCGAAGAAACTAACTACAGAAGCTCTCTGTGTTTT GTGCGGAATTCTCCTGTTTGTAATACCATCTGTAATCGGAAGTGCCATCAATGCTTTCGAATCTTTTTGTGGTGCATCCCCGAAGAAAAAGAGTTCAACAAACGGGAAGGACCAAAGGAATGATGCAAATGGTGAAACAAATTCTACAACGGAAAAAGAGGAAGATGAGTCTTCCACGATTTCAG TTTGGAGTGGGAGTAGCAGAAAATTTTTTGATTGTTTCTGCGTTCAGACGAATGCCAGAAAAATACTGAGTACTTCTTCTAACCATGGGTATCTGGACTGCATAGACGGAATACGAGCCATaatttttctttggatttttattgcacattttttcttcttttatgttCGATCAATAA AAAATCTAAATAAGCATATTAAGGTCATATTAGAAATGCCGATTACAATAGTTGGTGCGAATGCAGTTTTTGGAATAGACACTTTTATTATACTTAG tGGATTTTTAACcggatatttatttttcgattactATGAGAAACATAATGGAAAGATACCATGGATTTTATTTTACGCTATCAGGTTTTTAAG gGTCACACCACTGTACTTGGTGGTGCTTGGATTCTATTCCACTCTCTTCACTTACATTAGTTCCAGTCCAGTATGGCCAACTTATAATACAAATCCCGTTTGCAGAGAAAGTTGGATCTGGAATgtgttttacataaataatttcctTACACACTACAAACag tgTTTGAACATGACTTGGTTCCTCGCATGCGTTATGCAACTGTACGTAATTAGTCCTTTATTCATGATTCCTTTAAAAAG ATGGCCAAGATTTGGACACGTCTTGTCAGTCGTCACCATCTGCATTTCATGTTATGCAACTTTTATTATAACCAAAAAGCATAATATATTTGCGACTTTTCCCAAAATTACAAACGAAACGAATgctattgaagaaataaataagcg gatgTGGCAGTTCGGTGATGAATTGTATATGAAACCTTACATCAAATTAACACCATATTTAGTTGGAATGCTACTTGGATATAATTTACACAACAGAAATCTTTCCAAAAAGGACAGCTGG TTGACATTGTCATTTGGATGGATTATGTTTGCTTTCCTGTTGTGGATCTGCTTTTTCGCCTTCGATGGACGAGATGAATCTCTTTGGGAAACTGCTGTCTATAATGGTgttaaaactcttttattttctttagcgTTTTCTTGGCTTATTTTCGTTTTCACTACGCAGCAAGGAG GATCTTTCGGCAAATTTTTTTCACGACCGATTTTTAAGCCCATTTCTCGACTATCTTTCAGTGCCTACCTCACACAAATTATAGtgtttgaatggaattttttaagtTATGAAGTATTTGTGAGTGAATCTCTCTTTTACGAAAGCATTTTTTCCGACTTGTCCTGG GCGCTACTTTTGGGGCGTATGTTTCTGTGGACATTAGTTACTGCATTTGCAGTGTCTTTGCTGTTCGAGTATCCTGTAATAAGATTATTGCATACGTACTTAGCTGGAAAGGAAAAAACGTCGTGA